A stretch of Pangasianodon hypophthalmus isolate fPanHyp1 chromosome 9, fPanHyp1.pri, whole genome shotgun sequence DNA encodes these proteins:
- the LOC113529812 gene encoding DNA-binding protein RFX7, giving the protein MLKLAPPPPPPLPPPPPPPPPPPCNKLTVMADDQQQQAGQLQQGALCGPASLPGALSGLQGTEATALHYDKIKNSICKSVQSKVDSILQDVEKFTDIEKLYLYLKLPSGPSSGNDKRTENQRGSTSPATCDQNSMSSSRTQQMYAFNWIRNHLEEHPETSLPKQEVYDEYKSYCDNLGYHPLSAADFGKIMKNVFPNMKARRLGMRGKSKYCYSGLRKKAFVHMPSLPNLDLHKSGDGCELLEPTGQSPSAEDEMRSAACGLVCEWAQKVLSRQFDSVEDLARFLLNSHYIGTKSMAALTVMTGTPTGVKTPTPASAFVPTGDTNSFQPQMKTLPSPSVDTKQQLQRKIQKKQQEQKLTSPLPGDAQARRAEAGTPGPGSSITSGSPALLSSQPAIGIVVAAVPSPITVQRNRQLMTSPSPVATTEGKVLPVNFQVVTQPVKQSPKTPQNIPASPVGDRLARHRYAQILPKPSATSGITLRSPPTLLITNSPIKTVMPTPHVSSVNVVKMTAISLTPNNSGGSSTPTPLRPASAGISSMVSQEESNQIQQAQNGSSTTLHSSGAGRVGRPATTPIPSISSISEVKVTTEAVNDSNSSAGAEKQSTAPGNNIGQKNERATKYRASSEPSLLVKASPVPERVTRAKSDSATPPSTIIGAAVPISNNSSDHQESTLYLTVMNQNADIGSNDTASPTGQSPKDAGLGLKSPRKRSASVLESHAIPVKRVFISQQSLDASNNSKPSLVIATKKIQRPGTPARPESAPCKVTLKQNSLPTQILALSDTPIGNTSQTIVSSQSSSQVEHGDSSAGISPTDIGSCNSTASDQTLLQQIVSQQQVTIAISQEASAVSELKSSLQDYSQQIQAEQKQVTASHLPLMAQPPEASAQLTLQQDIVDFDGAQASIDYFPFNDDDMTQDSIVEELVQMEEQMKLNSSLQPYLSSLDIPLQGQSAQSTILSSHQTGTQFYHSAHSSTTPVHTPTPTPTPTPTPTPTPTSEILPGGHSLTRESPCCRVAPITPVDGILGGRHTPISTPLSNCSSSVPPSPVECRNPFAFTPINSNIPGYHDGSVVSSSPVKPMQRPMATHPDKAKLDWINNRYNSTSGSPSVSNSNAIGILPSYQDLVEDHFRKPHAFAKPGQSFQSQSRHQDGHLGRLTAVSPVQQGQQLVESKQESFAVPAPLDNKVTGCTSGNGGGTFRCRSVSPAVRQRNLSGTSVQTNPTPRSAVSPFNSPITSEVLSILSNSHTVVTANSMAQRSQSVPLSIMMQSEMLPIGQQGQQTNSAKITSVLLSKMDADGDDTVRGLGVNNMPSKYTARMNLTQILETTQAFPEGTNHHGQQLSVCSSPSQFDFQKPGFLISTGDESINFSSDDQAQSGSGLQQEQQLQLQDQQLELQDQQLLQDQQLQLQEQHLELQDQHLQLQHQQLQLQDQQQLQHDPDLSQQQLLSQTSQQDEEQQQQEQLDFNSTVKDLLGEDGLNPSSQLVGQVASELSAVASDFSSEIRLTSDLTGSINDLNTLDPNLLFDPSQQQDQYEDATLEELKNDPLFQQICSDTVNSAGFDWLENKDQPTVEMLG; this is encoded by the exons CAAGATGTTGAGAAGTTTACAGACATTGAAAAACTCTACCTCTACCTTAAGTTGCCTTCTGGTCCCAGCAGTGGTAATGACAAAAG GACTGAAAATCAGAGGGGGTCTACAAGTCCTGCAACATG TGACCAGAATTCCATGTCATCCAGTCGGACCCAACAGATGTACGCTTTCAACTGGATTCGGAATCACTTAGAGGAGCATCCGGAGACCTCACTGCCAAAACAAGAGGTTTATGATGAGTACAA GAGCTATTGTGACAATCTTGGCTACCATCCTCTAAGTGCTGCTGATTTTggaaaaatcatgaaaaatgtCTTTCCAAACATGAAAGCACGTCGCCTTGGAATGCGAGGAAAATCTAA ATACTGTTATAGTGGACTGAGGAAAAAAGCTTTTGTGCATATGCCATCTTTGCCCAACCTGGACTTGCATAAATCAGGAGATGGG TGTGAGCTGTTGGAGCCAACCGGTCAGTCTCCCAGTGCTGAGGATGAGATGCGTTCTGCAGCCTGTGGCCTAGTGTGTGAATGGGCACAGAAAGTTCTGAGCCGCCAGTTTGACAGTGTGGAGGATTTAGCACGCTTTTTACTCAACAGCCACTACATTGGCACTAAATCCATGGCTGCACTAACTGTTATGACTGGAACCCCAACAG GTGTTAAAACGCCCACCCCGGCCTCTGCATTTGTGCCAACTGGTGACACCAACTCCTTCCAGCCCCAAATGAAGACTCTCCCTTCACCCTCTGTTGACACCAAACAGCAGCTACAGCGAAAGATTCAGAAGAAACAGCAAGAACAGAAACTTACTTCTCCATTGCCAGGTGATGCCCAAGCCAGAAGAGCTGAAGCAGGCACACCAGGCCCTGGATCTAGTATCACCTCTGGAAGTCCAGCTTTGTTGTCCTCACAGCCTGCAATAGGTATTGTGGTGGCTGCAGTACCAAGCCCCATCACG gttCAGAGGAATAGACAGCTGATGACTTCTCCAAGTCCAGTTGCAACAACAGAGGGAAAAGTGTTACCAGTGAATTTCCAAGTGGTAACCCAGCCTGTTAAGCAGTCCCCTAAAACTCCGCAGAATATTCCTGCCAGTCCTGTTGGTGACAGGTTAGCCAGGCACAGATATGCCCAGATTCTCCCCAAACCCTCTGCCACAAGCGGCATAACTCTTCGTTCCCCCCCAACACTCCTTATTACTAACAGCCCTATAAAAACAGTGATGCCCACTCCACATGTCAGCTCAGTTAACGTTGTCAAGATGACCGCTATATCATTGACACCTAACAATAGTGGTGGTAGCAGCACTCCAACCCCATTAAGACCTGCTTCAGCTGGTATCAGTAGCATGGTTTCCCAGGAAGAGTCTAACCAAATTCAGCAAGCTCAGAATGGAAGCTCAACTACTCTGCATTCATCTGGAGCTGGAAGAGTTGGCCGTCCTGCCACAACCCCGATTCCATCCATTTCCTCCATTAGTGAAGTCAAGGTAACAACAGAAGCTGTGAATGATAGTAACTCATCTGCTGGTGCAGAAAAGCAGAGCACTGCACCAGGGAATAATATTGGGCAAAAGAACGAGAGGGCCACTAAATATAGGGCTTCCAGTGAACCTTCTCTTCTTGTCAAGGCATCCCCAGTGCCTGAAAGAGTTACTAGAGCCAAAAGTGACTCTGCAACACCTCCAAGTACAATCATAGGGGCAGCTGTCCCAATTAGCAATAACAGCAGTGATCATCAGGAGAGTACTTTGTATCTGACTGTTATGAATCAGAATGCTGACATTGGATCCAATGACACAGCATCCCCAACCGGCCAGTCACCAAAAGATGCTGGTCTTGGTTTGAAAAGTCCTCGAAAGCGCTCTGCTTCTGTTTTGGAGTCACATGCAATCCCAGTTAAGAGGGTGTTTATATCCCAGCAGTCTTTGGATGCCAGCAACAATTCTAAACCTAGTCTTGTTATAGCCACAAAGAAGATACAGAGGCCAGGAACTCCTGCAAGACCAGAGAGTGCTCCATGTAAAGTCACTCTGAAACAGAACTCTCTTCCAACACAAATCCTGGCACTTTCTGATACACCCATTGGAAACACTTCTCAGACTATTGTAAGTTCTCAGAGCTCTTCACAGGTTGAGCATGGGGACAGCTCTGCTGGAATAAGCCCTACTGATATAGGCTCTTGTAATAGCACAGCATCTGATCAAACTTTATTGCAACAAATTGTGAGCCAGCAACAAGTTACCATTGCCATTTCTCAGGAGGCCTCTGCTGTGAGTGAGCTGAAGAGCTCATTACAAGACTACTCTCAACAAATACAGGCAGAACAAAAGCAGGTAACTGCTAGCCACTTGCCATTGATGGCCCAACCTCCTGAAGCATCCGCTCAGTTGACTCTCCAGCAAGACATTGTTGACTTTGATGGAGCGCAAGCCAGCATAGACTATTTCCCCTTCAATGACGATGACATGACACAAGATAGCATAGTAGAAGAGTTGGTGCAGATGGAGGAGCAAATGAAGCTGAATAGCAGTCTACAGCCTTACCTTAGTTCTCTTGATATACCCTTACAAGGCCAGTCAGCTCAAAGCACCATCCTTTCCTCTCACCAGACTGGCACTCAGTTCTACCACTCTGCACATAGTAGCACCACTCCAGTACACACTCCTACCCCCACACCAACTCCAACACCGACACCGACTCCAACCCCAACATCTGAAATATTGCCAGGGGGCCACAGCTTAACTAGGGAAAGTCCTTGCTGTAGAGTGGCACCTATTACCCCAGTTGATGGGATTTTAGGTGGCCGACATACACCTATTAGCACTCCATTGTCCAACTGCAGCAGTAGTGTCCCACCAAGTCCTGTGGAATGTCGTAATCCCTTTGCATTTACCCCCATTAACTCCAACATACCAGGTTATCATGATGGCAGTGTAGTGTCCAGTAGCCCAGTCAAGCCCATGCAGAGACCAATGGCCACTCACCCAGACAAGGCCAAGCTGGACTGGATCAACAATagatataacagcacatcaggTTCCCCATCAGTTTCCAACAGTAATGCCATCGGAATCCTTCCAAGCTATCAGGATCTGGTGGAGGACCACTTTCGTAAACCACATGCATTTGCTAAACCAGGGCAGTCTTTTCAGTCTCAATCCAGGCACCAGGATGGGCATTTGGGTCGATTAACAGCCGTGTCACCCGTACAACAAGGACAACAGTTGGTGGAGAGCAAGCAAGAAAGTTTTGCTGTGCCAGCACCATTAGACAACAAAGTTACAGGTTGTACATCAGGGAATGGGGGTGGAACCTTTAGGTGTCGCAGTGTGAGCCCAGCTGTTCGTCAGCGCAATCTAAGTGGCACATCTGTGCAAACCAATCCTACCCCGAGGTCTGCTGTTTCACCATTCAATTCCCCAATAACCTCAGAGGTTCTTAGCATTCTTTCCAACAGTCATACAGTGGTCACTGCCAATAGCATGGCCCAAAGGAGCCAGTCAGTACCACTAAGCATCATGATGCAGTCTGAGATGTTGCCAATTGGCCAACAGGGACAGCAGACTAATAGTGCCAAGATCACTAGTGTGCTCCTGAGCAAAATGGATGCAGATGGGGATGATACAGTGCGTGGGCTGGGTGTCAATAATATGCCCTCCAAGTACACAGCCCGGATGAACCTGACACAAATCTTGGAGACTACGCAGGCCTTTCCAGAAGGCACTAACCATCATGGTCAACAGCTATCTGTCTGCTCAAGCCCTTCACAGTTTGACTTCCAGAAGCCTGGTTTCCTCATAAGCACTGGAGATGAATCAATTAATTTTTCTAGTGATGACCAAGCACAATCAGGCTCTGGACTACAGCAAGAGCAGCAGCTTCAACTACAGGATCAACAGTTGGAACTACAGGATCAACAACTGTTGCAAGATCAACAGTTGCAACTTCAGGAACAACATTTGGAATTACAAGACCAACATTTACAACTGCAACACCAACAACTGCAGCTACAAGACCAACAGCAGCTACAACATGATCCAGACCTCAGCCAGCAGCAGTTGCTGTCTCAAACCTCACAACAGGATGAGGaacaacagcagcaggagcaacTGGATTTTAACAGCACTGTCAAGGATCTCTTGGGAGAGGATGGCCTCAATCCCAGCTCACAATTAGTTGGGCAGGTGGCATCAGAACTCAGTGCAGTAGCATCTGACTTTTCTAGTGAAATCcgtttgacctctgaccttacTGGTAGCATCAATGACCTGAACACTTTGGATCCCAACCTTTTGTTTGATCCAAGTCAGCAACAGGACCAATATGAAGACGCCACACTGGAGGAGCTGAAGAACGACCCGTTGTTTCAGCAGATATGCAGTGACACTGTGAATTCTGCTGGATTTGACTGGTTGGAGAACAAAGACCAACCAACAGTGGAAATGTTGGGTTAG